In the genome of Podarcis raffonei isolate rPodRaf1 chromosome 17, rPodRaf1.pri, whole genome shotgun sequence, one region contains:
- the PSPN gene encoding persephin, whose translation MAGLQNSLLKSLPGPARSRPKRRAWERPEDRECRLRSLQVRVKDLGLGYSSEETILFKYCSGSCPKARSNHDLTLSALLQRSEIPALGDPCCRPTHYEDVAFLDDSHQWQEVEQLSAAACSCVG comes from the coding sequence ATGGCAGGCCTCCAGAACAGCCTGCTCAAGTCACTTCCTGGCCCAGCCAGGAGCCGTCCCAAGCGGCGTGCATGGGAGAGGCCTGAGGACCGGGAGTGCCGCCTGCGAAGCCTGCAGGTTCGCGTCAAGGACCTGGGCTTGGGCTACAGCTCCGAGGAGACCATCCTCTTCAAGTACTGCAGCGGCAGCTGCCCCAAGGCCCGCAGCAACCATGACCTGACCCTCTCCGCTCTGCTGCAGAGGAGCGAGATACCGGCTTTGGGGGACCCCTGCTGCCGCCCCACACACTATGAGGATGTGGCTTTTCTGGATGACAGTCACCAGTGGCAGGAGGTGGAGCAGCTTTCGGCCGCTGCCTGCAGCTGTGTGGGctga
- the ALKBH7 gene encoding alpha-ketoglutarate-dependent dioxygenase alkB homolog 7, mitochondrial codes for MQSRCALGARRAHYAARRCAERALHGREGAPGQVAAASSEALLRRLVAGGASVVPGFLSEEEEALLAREVEAPLRRGRYQDAHWDGVIHRYRETERSHWSKESQEILQRVRDTAFPPGVPQLAQVHVLDLDKTGYIKPHIDSVKFCGCTIAGLSLLSSSVMRLVSEQNVHDWLDLLLERRSLYILRGPARYEFTHEILKDEESFFGGRKIPRERRISVICRNLPLPSTPP; via the exons ATGCAGAGCCGGTGCGCCCTGGGCGCACGGAGGGCGCACTATGCTGCGCGGCGATGCGCCGAGCGGGCGCTGCACGGCCGGGAAGGCGCTCCGGGGCAGGTGGCGGCGGCGTCGAGCGAGGCGCTGCTGCGGAGGCTGGTGGCGGGCGGCGCGTCGGTGGTGCCGGGCTTCCTGAGCGAGGAAGAAGAGGCGCTGCTGGCGCGGGAGGTGGAGGCGCCGCTGCGCCGAGGCCGCTACCAGGACGCGCACTGGGACGGG GTTATTCATAGGTACCGCGAGACAGAAAGATCACATTGGAGCAAGGAGAGTCAGGAGATCCTGCAAAGGGTCCGGGATACAGCTTTCCCCCCGGGAGTGCCGCAGCTCGCTCAAGTTCACGTCCTGGATTTGGATAAAACTGGCTACATAAAGCCTCACATAGACAGTGTCAAG TTCTGTGGCTGCACCATTGCAGGCCTTTCCCTGCTGTCCTCAAGTGTGATGCGCCTGGTCAGTGAACAGAACGTTCACGACTGGCTGGACCTGCTTCTTGAACGCCGTTCTCTCTACATCCTCAG GGGGCCAGCTCGCTATGAATTCACTCACGAGATCCTTAAAGATGAGGAATCCTTTTTCGGTGGAAGGAAGATCCCCCGGGAACGGAGGATCTCTGTCATCTGCCGAAACCTCCCCTTGCCATCTACTCCACCGTAG